The Musa acuminata AAA Group cultivar baxijiao chromosome BXJ1-8, Cavendish_Baxijiao_AAA, whole genome shotgun sequence genomic sequence tgtagaatgagggattaagtccaaaggaccagtaggattagtaccataaactacctcaaaaggactcttaccaatactatgatataTAGAacaattgtaggcaaactcaatttgtggaagaatgacatcccactgcttaatattcttgccaacatagcttctaagcaaatttcccaagcttctgtttgttacctcagtttgctcatcggtttgtggatgatgcgagctgttgaaattcaaagaagtacccagcttcctccaaagagttctccaaaaatgactaacaaattttgaatctcgatcagacaccatagttcttggaataccatacaatttaacaatatccttaaaatataaatcagcaatatgagatgcatcattcgatttattgcatggaacaaagtgagacatttttgaaaatctgtcaacaataaccatgatagaatccttattcctttgagttcttggcagtcccaaaataaaatcaagactcacatcctcccatggagcatttggcatagACAAtgaagtgtacaaaccagaattttgacttcttgtttttgccaaatgacacaatcggcattgcttcacatgtttatccacatctctgaacattttaggtcagtagaaatttgattgaacaagagctagtcttgtccctaccgaaatgtcctcctagaacaccaccatgagcttcagctagaattacttgtctcaaagaacaagatggaatacACAaaacattagctcgaaaaagaaaaccatcaaagataaaaaaattattgaaaggaacctgatttataaTTCTTCCATatcgagccgaaatccacatcattctcatatagatctttgaatgtttcaaatccaaccactttgacttccattgctgataataaagaatgctttctgctcaatgtgtTAGCAATTACATTTTAAACACCAGAtttatgcttgattgtaaagttataagattgtaaaaactccacccaagttgcatgcctcttgtttagcttatgctggtgattaatgaactttaatgcctcatgatcagaatatagaacaaatggcttgacaagaagatattgacttcaatgagataaagctcgataaatcgcataaagctccttatcataagtagagtatttctttcttgtatcattcagcttttcactagaaaatgcaatgggctttccgtcttggctcaaaacagcaccaattcccacattagatgcatcacattcaactttaaacacattatcaaaatttggtagaactaagataggagcttcggtcacctttcttttcaaaagctcaaaagcatcattagcttcactagtccatttgaatttattacatttcaaacattcggtgattggagcgacaatcgagttgaaacccttgataaatcttctataaaacgaagttaagccatggaaactcctcatatCATGCaataaagcaggtgttggccaactgagaatagcctctaccttactttgatccatcatgattccatcttttgaaacaacatatccCAGAAATACcatactagaagtaaagaaatcatacttctttagattagcataaagtttttgatacctcaaaataagaaagatctctttcagatgattcatatgctcctcttcgctcttgctgtacaccaatatatcgtcaaaataaactacaacaaatattccaatgtatggcttaagtatgtgattcataaatctcatgaaggtgctaggagtattagatagcccaaatgtcataaccaaccattcatataagccttctctagttttaaatgctattttccactcataaatctcatgaaggcctcattcttatttggcgatagccactcctcaaatcaatttttgagaaaatataagcaccacataattgatcaagtaaatcatctaaccttggaataagaAAGTGATAGTccactatgattttgttgatggtacgACTGTCcatgcacattctccaagaaccatccttctttggcaccaacaaggctggaaccgcacaaggactcctgctctcccgaattaacccttttttcaccaattcatcaacttgcctttgaagttcttcatgctccttgggactcattctatatactgccttattaggtagaacaacccccgaaataagatcaatatgatgctggatatctctcaagggtggaaggccatgtggaatctcttctggtataacatcttcaaactcttccagcatttgtttcatgattactggtgtccccttgtgttgttcattttcctctATTATTActaaagccataacatgacctcccttgtctaattcatctttgcattcaccataggacataaaagcgctaactttcttctttggtgcactgatttcggatggttgtaatggagctaaaataatcttcttttcattcaccttaaaagaataagtatgtttgtagccattatacaacacccttctatcataatgccaaggtcttcccaatagcaaataacaagcatccataggagcaacatcacaccatacttcatctttataatacttgctaatagaaaatgaaactaaacatcttttagttacattgatgtcatttcctttttcagccaacataattggtatagatgtggatgagggatgatATCCAGCTGCTgctgtcgatgattaccaagcacaccttgccaagagaagtgcatttagtgtgaaacacattttttctcacccaactttcatcgtcggccacataggacacttgtaaacttcctccttttgtatagccttcttttAAGCTGTacagaaaactcttttcaaacttctgttacttttcaacttttaatgctaacttactcacatcatttaaagaccaatatggcggtagctgaacaactttagcaatctcatactttagACCTCCTaactatcttgcaattgtttgctcttccggttccacaagctctccttttaacatcaaattatcgaattctgcagtgtactcctccatactaagatctttttacttgaaatcatgtattttgagaaagatctcttgcctataattatgaggtaaatattttctcttcagctcccttttcattttctcccatgtaacgatcttactcttcccctcacgttctctttgtttcttcagatttttccACCAAAAAAATGTATTTCGCCTGAGTTTCAGTGCCACaattttgaccttcttttgttttggtggtttatgaaaatcaaaaattctttctactgtattaagccaatcaataaagtcatcaacatttattttaccttcaaattctagaatatcaaatctggggttatatttattctgccactcgtcttggactcatggctcaacgactcagcgtcatcttcatgatcgctaccttcaccaattacatcttttccatttcgccttgccatgatctctagcctttagctctgataccaaactgatactggggagggtaaaaatgcagaatggatttcgaaagaacaccgatagagtagttgttcagatagaaaatgtcacagaaggtaaGGAACGaaatcttgaagaaacttcgataaaatgaaaaatagctcaccaccaagattaaaatcaaaagggatacagaagatcaccaccctaatgataataaacaaggatacaaaactgaaagtaaaagactcaccactcaaggacgcatccaagagatacagagttcaaaagagcactccaagagagcttctgccaatatccttagtttctaaagtcctttctaagccctaaactccaaaataaatactagtacatgaaacaacccttcatgtatagggaattttgaaattaagtgctttacaactaccaaccaactccattaatgtattccttagccatgaagaaaagcaccatgatacagctttacagttgccaaccaactccattaatgtatttctttgtgcagggaatatactgatgagctatcttatctgagtaggctgagttgaagattatgtggcaatattattggctgaaaaaaatatcatattattagcATGGTCCAAATGAAcatattgtagtaaattagacactcccgtgtcactaCTATTCCCTTAAATTACTCTGTTTTATTGAGCAAACTTTATACTATTTCACCACCATGAAAGTACTTGTTAGATTGTGACTCTTCGCCAATACAACCACCCTCACTATGCCCCTTAAAGTTTAACAACATGCTGAATCTATAATATACGTCAACCTTCTATAGATGTATCCTTTCTATACCAAAGAGAAAGTTTTTCTGCTCTATAACATCGAGTTTTGGTTGCCTTTAGATGGCCACAAATAGTCCATTGTTTTCAAACAAGCCCTTACATGAGTATCAAATTCTATGAGTTAGTAATTTTCTTTATCTCTATGACCTTTGTACAAGTCTTTCAGTTGCTAAGCAACCCTTCCCTCATTGTAGGTCTCATCCTTTGCTAAGCGCTCCtgattgcctagagcaccattaaGCTTGGTTGCCAATATTAAGCCATAATTCAAACTTAGTCATCCTAATCTTTGCGCGTTATATATTCTTCCTAGCTCGCTTGTCTCATGGTGTCTCTTATGTGAAGCATTAGTCATTCTTCTGAATACAAATCTTGGATATCCGCTTATTTAAGTAACTTCTTTCTTTATATCTCTACACATTTTTCCCTTAAACAATCGTCCATTCTAGTTGTCCTCAACGTAGCTTGACTAGATCCCCCACGCTTGCATACCTAGTGTTTTAAGGTGTGCTTATCACTCTCTGATATcatatgtcatggacttagctgggttTATCTAAGTTGTATAATACTCTGATGTGTCTGTTCATAAAAGGTTAACCTTCttgatgttaggaacgagttggcactaagaggggggctaaattagtgcagcggtaaaaatcacgtcggtttgaaaaatcttcgtacgattaaaagcgataagaaatatgtttaacttaaaaacacttactTAATCATGTAATGAGAAAGTAGAGTAGTGagagtaaagaagggcagtttgcaataaatgtaaattgcaagaagtaaatgcaaaccgagttatagtaattcagtcattgtgacctatatccactccatcgattcctcttctgtcgaggtcaccagcatccactaatgatatttctttaataggcaaagatcaatctcttttttataactctattctccttttataGGCTCAGGAGAGCATATTTACACCctatttttacaaagcttccctcacactcttccTTAGAATGGTCTTTAaaatttaggaggagggactctatactttacaagggttttcaactctagaaacacagagtttttattcacttttcttactactctatgcaggaatagctagggtatttatagacatcAAATtagttaaaaaatagagccaaaattcaaatccctgaaatttcaaggtacgagcgataccaccgcctacaacctgacattgggcggtaccaccgcctagtatggtggtaccaccacctagaagattgtgtctggtagtaccatcacctagatTGGTGATAtcactgcctaacatagtcttgaagattatGCCACGATAGTTTCATTTGtttggtcattatttgggcctttctcttagcccaacacagtccaaacttgggcctaactatcccctaattaggttggcccaattctaatcctaattatatgctaactatgaattttaagatatttactaagtaaacaaagtccataagtctaggtttcttccgacgaacttctaacaatctttcggtgaacttccgacgatctatcGGTAATGTTTCAGCGGACTCCcaaaaagctcctggacttcacgatgatcttcttagaaaGTTCTAAAGAATTTCtttggtaaactcctggacttcttggtcaattccagcagaacttctgatgaacgtccggacttctaacgaactctcgaactcctaacgaaatctcgttcttgactccggaacatCATTTTgatttataccttgctatcgtagttaatcctgcatacataaaacacaattcgatctagataattattactaagcatgaatcatgttgtccggcatgtcattggtccattgacgcttcgtttgattcttcggtgcatcgtcctctcttatggcctattgcccaattggccagttgacctccacaactccgatatccttggcgcaatatccactcttcttggctaaatgcccgaaaccatggtccgaagccttctgtcaatatgtcgattgatccttcagcgcgacgtccaatcttctaacatgtgtttctccgacccaacatgattcttcttgctttaattgtctctccctgattgaagcatcttgctGTTAcgaacttagctgattttgcctaagttgtgtggcacccttgcgtgtccgtccgcaatggtcagcctccccgaaacctcccatggtctcttaggacctaaaaaagagaaaacgggttagagaaagcgtctcactcggggTCCACAATCAAACATTttcaaaaacacttcatagacaatgcaaattacaaacatactttacaagctttgaatggttgcacaacaaagggtcaaaatggtccactacagatcaaatatctctcataagtgtccacataacacaacatttatttacaaacctaagaaggccaccaaacccaactaaaataggattgttaagccttcaaccgttcctctacatgttgtgcaaagcatgaacaaacagaaagatacggacatacacaagtactacatcaaacatcctgtttagaactttgtccatgacactacgtcacttaaaacatagattaaataataaatactatcaattggtttcatcatcaaaatccgagattcaacacttgaaacctcttatggtcccttaaggatcTACAAAAGAAAAGATAAGTTAGAGGAAATGACTTAGGATCCTACAAGCAAATATTTTAATAAACacatgatagacaatgcaaattacaaatatagagTTTGTAAACTCTGAATAATTATGCAACAAAGGGTCCAAGACGATTCACCATAATCAAAAGTCCCTACAAGTGTTCATACAATATTACTATGGAATAAGATAGCAAACTAGCCTAGATAATATTCTAAAGGCTCATCCAGTGATTAAGACTGAGCAGGGCCGATGAGAGTGATTCCAAGATTATCCCAAGGTAGAGCTAGAATATATTCAATCACTACGGGGACCTTGCACAATAGGTCGATGTTGGGAAGGATTATCGACCCAAACATTCCAATGCATAAGTTAGCTTATGAAAATTTGGTTCTATATCTGGTAGGGTTTTTTGGGATCGATCCTCTCTTTAGACATTGAAACCAGTTTTTATATATGTAGAGTTGATGGATGGGAACTGCGGCTACAAGAGCCGCTCGTACCTCTTATGGTGCCTTCATGCGAGTGATTGACCCGTATAACCTCTTGCAACATGAGTCAACCTATTTGGGTTCCTGTGACGTGGCATCGATTCATACCACCTTGTGTAACACAGGGTTGGCAAGGGACGATCGAGGGAGTGTCGATTATCATTTCAACCCTCTTCTATATCAAATAGATGTCACGTTGTCCTCCGTATCAATTCCTTGCGACTACCAATCAATGACCTATGACTAGTGCCGAAGAACTCTCTATCATTAATCTTTGTACACAAGTAGCTAACCTTTACTATTTTAGAAATACTTTGGACCAAAGTTTCTATAAAACCAAAATGATTTTTAAGGAAGATGTGAAGACAAACCCCAAACATCTCAAACTTGTCTAAGAAGATATTATACAAACAATAGGTTCAACATATGGTAGAAACAGCAGGAAATCAgaccaacaaaaaagaaaaacaacttaTTCATATTTGTGATCACaataagagggaaaaaaaaagggaagaatgaGAAAATGTAAAGAAATGAATGATCAAGAAGTTTGCCTGCTGGTGATCTCTGGTGGAGATTGCGTTGTTATTCTACGGCGAGTGGGTCATTGATGATCCTCGGAATCGATCGTATCCTACGGCGAGGGGAGGAGGCGACGACGAGAAAACCAGAGTGATGGATTACGGCACGCAGTCTGGCATTTATCTTCCTCGGAATCGATCGTATCCTACGGCGAGGGGAGGAGGGGACGACAACATCCGTTACGGGATCGGCAATTGGCTGGTCCGTTCCGGTTCAAGAACGCAGTTCAAAACCCCGAATAGTTGTGCTTGCAGCTGTAGTTCATTACGTATAATAAGAACAGTAAAAGCTCCGGACGTGGATCAGATTGCACGATTAGAGAAGTCATTTGCCTGAAATTTGATTCCCTTTATTGGCATTCGAACTAAGTGAATAAGAATTTTTTTAGATCAAAATCTGGATTCATTTTCTTGTTACTTATGGGTTGTGCAGTTCCGGAACTGAGGAAAAGCAATGGCATTGCATTTCCTTTTGGTTCTATCTCCGCGCTTGTTAGGGGCAATCAGATGCCATTTGCCCTGCAACATCTTCATCTACTACAAAAACAGATAAATGCGAAACATATGCGTGAGTTTTCGAGCTGGCATTTATTGCATGCAGCAATGCTTGCTTTCTTTGCCTAACCTGCGTTCTGATATAATCACATGAATGCAGATCATACACAGATTCAATTAGATCTCACTGAAATAATCGGAGATTCATAGTATTTGAGATGACTGAGAAAGATTGGAAGTAGTACAAAGAACAGTAAGAACTAAAAATCCAAGAAGAAATCAATGGAAGAAGCTggcaagagagagaagagagatcgTGTCAGCGAAGATGCTTGTGCTTGTGCTTCACCAGAGTGGCCTCGTTCGACGGCCTGACGCCCGGCCGCAGAGAAGGGCGTTCCTTGGGATTGGATTCTCGTCCCTCCATGAGTTCGCCGGAGAGTAGACGCGGATATAGAACTGCTGACCCAAGTACTGGCGAGCCCAGTTTTCCGATCGGATGTTCCACATGCCCACGTTGTCCAAAGGCATGTAGATAGCTGACCATGAGTTGGGATACACCTGCAATCACATGCGATCATCAGCAGCAGACCCACCGGAATGAATGCCATGTATACTTCTCAGCAAACCAGTAAGACTGTATCTAAGCATAAATGTCATAGTACCTGAACAGTGCAACGAGATACTGCATCTCTTAGGTTGTAGCTATCCCTGCTTGCCGGTGTCCATTGCCCTCCATCCATTCTGCCATTTCCAAGTCACCTTTGGTTACAGAATCACAAGTAAATCAATCTTACAGATCGTATGTTGCAGCAGCAGTTCTTACCCGACGATCCAGAAGTTATATCCATCGATATGCCAAGACTGCACGCTGGTCTCGGAGTTCTCGAACACGATCTCGACGTAAGCTCGGAAATCGGCCGCCATGACTGATGTTCGAAGAGAACCAGGCCCGGATGTGGGGATATCTGAAATGCTTCCGAGTTCAAACACTCCGGAGATGTTGTAGAAGTCCGCTAGCTTAAGGGGCGTATCAGCTGGAATGAAGGAGAGACTGTTGACGGCATATCTCTGCTTGCCGTTGATGACCGGTGCAGAGTTGGCAAGCCTGATGGTCCTTGTGACGTTCACATAGCCGTAGTGATAAGAGCCTTGGGGATTGGGTCTCGGTCCACTGGCTGTCAGGTTCCACCTGGTGTTTGGATGCACAAGAAATGTGAGAATGCCTGATCATTGGAACAATTTGACATGTAACGACAGTGTGAGGATATATACCTGATCGATCTCGCCTGGTTGAGGGACCATTCGATGTCAGTAGTCGGCCCGCCCGGCGGTGGCTCGACCCGCTTCCCGTCGGAGTTGCTGTAATGGAGGATGGCGGTGGTGGAGAGCACGGTGGTGGTGAATCGCGTCGAAACGACGATGTAGTAGTCCATGGGTGGCTGATCAGCCGTGACGAGGAAGGAGTAAGACTGGCCGAGGTGGATGTCGAGCGAAGAATAGGTGTTTTGGAGGGTGTGAGATCCTTCCACCTCCACCAACAGCAATGCATGCCCTTGAATCCTTATGTTCAGTGATGTTGCCACCCCCACGTTCGATACTCGAAACCTATACGTCTTACCTTAAAGACGAGGAGTTTTAGGTGAAGAAAATGAACTGCTACAAGATTATGTTGATCGATGCAGAGATGAGAACAGGTACCTTGATCGACAGTAAATGCGCTTCCATTCGATCCTTGGCCATTAATTAGAAGACCATCAGGGAAGGGAAGATCTTTGCCACCGTCCAATATGTTTCTCAGGTCCTAAACAACACAAAAAAATAAGTGGGGAAGGGATCATCATAGTGGACTACGTGAAGAAGAGGAGTACGAGTGTCAGCAGATGCATGCTTACAGTGTGGTTAGCCTTGTACCAGTCGCCAACCAAGAGAGTGTAATCGGCGGCCGGAGGTGCAAAAGGCACTGGGATTAATGGGCGGCTTAGAACTCTGATGCCACCATATCCACCGGCGGCCTTGTGGAAGGCCAGCGAGGGGAAGTAGAAGTAGCTCCCGATCTGGTCCTTCACTTGCATGGTGTACGTAAAGTTCCCACCGGGGGGGATGGGGCAGTTGGTGCCATAAACACCATCTTGCCACGAGCTTCTCCTTTGTTGTATTCCGTTCCTGTAAGAAGAAGACCAATGATATCCTCAAACAGGTCTTAAATCGGTATCATCGAATATATGATGGAAACAGAGTAAGACTTTTAGGTTCGACGCACGAGACAGATGCACAGAAGATGAAGTGAAGCTGAGTCAAAAGCCAGATTTCTCTCTCTAAAAAGAGGAACTAAAAGCTGAGTCAAAGCAGACTAGGCAACCTTTCTGCAGGTCAGAACCTGACACAAGATAGCCACCAAAAAGAGGAACTAAAAGCTCCTTAAACTTTTGACCTTCAGATCTTGCTCTTGGCGATATGAGATTAGATCCCACACACCGACATTTATCACCATAAAGGCGTCCGGTCTGATTCAAAGAAACAAGAAATAATCTGGTAGATCGTCGAGCACGCATCCCCAGTCAAACCAATAAGCCAAACATGAGACAGGGAGACACGGAAGATATGGTGCGTCATGATGAAACAAGGGCGAGGACTAATGGCAGAGAGGAGTAACCAGGAAAAGAGGAAGGGCTCCGGCAAGCTGTTGAATACATTGACGATGAGGTTATCGTTGGTGACGGCCTCGATCTGTGGCCCCGGGAACTGCCCATTGATCAAAATCCCCTGCGTCGGTTCCACAAGTACAGAAGAGCAGTCTCTTTCAGTCTCCAGAGAAGGCCAACGAGACCAAAGAAGGAAGAAGCATGACAGGAAGGAAGAGCAGACCTGTTGCTTGACGCCGAGAGGATAGATATCGCCATAGGTCACGTTCCAAGTGAAGAACCTGTATGGGCTGTCCCCCAGCACGCAAGaaggcagcaacagcagcagagagAGGAAAGAGGCCAAGAGGCGACTCTTTCCCATCCTCAAAACTAGCAATAGGATGCTGCTGCAGGAACGGCTCCTTCTGACTGCTGCACAGAAAGGAGGTGAGTGAGGAGAGAAGAGAACCGCATGCAGCCCAACTCTGGATCAATGACCATGATATAGATGCAGCAGAGACACAACGAGAGAAAGAAGGGAGAGGAAAGTGCTACCCGTCTGTCAATGGAGTCGTCACTCTGATATGAGCTGTCACGGCCGAGGCTGGGGGAAAAAAACAAGGAAGGGAATTGGCCGGTGGTGAGAGGGATGCATTTGTGATTCACCGAGATCTCAAGTTCCTTCGTTTAAACGATTTGATGCGTAAATATTTCACCTTCTTCGAGGAAAACCCGCCGAATTCCCAGAATGCTTTCACTTGACACGT encodes the following:
- the LOC103994690 gene encoding L-ascorbate oxidase homolog; translated protein: MGKSRLLASFLSLLLLLPSCVLGDSPYRFFTWNVTYGDIYPLGVKQQGILINGQFPGPQIEAVTNDNLIVNVFNSLPEPFLFSWNGIQQRRSSWQDGVYGTNCPIPPGGNFTYTMQVKDQIGSYFYFPSLAFHKAAGGYGGIRVLSRPLIPVPFAPPAADYTLLVGDWYKANHTDLRNILDGGKDLPFPDGLLINGQGSNGSAFTVDQGKTYRFRVSNVGVATSLNIRIQGHALLLVEVEGSHTLQNTYSSLDIHLGQSYSFLVTADQPPMDYYIVVSTRFTTTVLSTTAILHYSNSDGKRVEPPPGGPTTDIEWSLNQARSIRWNLTASGPRPNPQGSYHYGYVNVTRTIRLANSAPVINGKQRYAVNSLSFIPADTPLKLADFYNISGVFELGSISDIPTSGPGSLRTSVMAADFRAYVEIVFENSETSVQSWHIDGYNFWIVGMDGGQWTPASRDSYNLRDAVSRCTVQVYPNSWSAIYMPLDNVGMWNIRSENWARQYLGQQFYIRVYSPANSWRDENPIPRNALLCGRASGRRTRPLW